ATGGAATATATGGATTGTCATAAAAATGTATCCGATTTGGGAAATCCCAATTTGTGACAGATTACAGCTTCATCTTTTTAAAAATTAAGCGTAGCAGATAATGATTCATTTTAGCTCAATTGAAAGAGCCCGCGGTATAAATTGCGGGCTCTGTTTATAAATTGTCTTAGCTTTGATAGCCTAATAATTTTCTGATTTGATAAAAAAATCTTTCAATCAGTCGAAGATCTTCGGTGACAATTTCAGCACTTCCGCGAAGTTCTTTGTCAAAAATGAGATTTTTATTGTAGGATGTCCTCAGTCCTTTTGGAAGAGTAATATCAACATAATAATTTCCGTCTTTGTCGGGAGAAAGAGAGATGTTCTGAACTTTTCCCTCTACAATTCCATATTCCTGAAAGCGATAATTATCGAGTTTGATCAATACTTTTTCTCCTTGTCTGATTTTACCTGAGTTTGCCGCAGGTACAGACATTCTTCCCACCAATTTATCTTTATTTTTTGGAAGGATAGAAACAATCGCATCACCCATTTTTATAAATTGATTTTCACCAAAAAATTGCTGAAAGCTGGCCATTCCATCGGTGGAAGAAATGATAAGATAATTCTGTTCCCATTGGTTTAAGGATTTTCGTAACTGTTCAAAAAGCTGAAGGGTCTGGGAAGAGTAGGTGATTTTATCTTTCTCCGTGTTGATGGCTGCTCCACTTTTGGTTTTATTAAAATTAGAGATGGCTTCTTCCATCTGAGATAATGAAATATTGATATTTTCCAGATTTTGCTGAGCCTGAAGATATTTAATCTTTTCATTTTCCATTTCCACAGCCGCAATAATTCCCTGATTGAAAAGTTCCTGAGAACGCTGGTAATTTTTTCGGGTCAGGTCATATTTGGCCTGTTCAAGATTTTTCTGTTGTTTTAAAGTGATAATTCTGCCTCTATATTCAGATATGCTTTGGTTTGCTGCAAGATTTTCAGGAGCATAGGGTTGTAATCGTGTGAAAAGTTGTTCATCCTGAAATGCTTTGGCAAAATTATTATAATCTCCCTGAAGTTCTCCCAGCTTATAATGTGAAATTTCGTGGACTGGAAATGAGGAAAGATTATTGGGGGTCATGGCATCCACATATTTTTTGAGCTCTAAAACATCTTTATAATTGGCTGTAGATTGCAATACCATTAATACCTGGTCTTTTTTTACATTCTGATGATCTTTAATCAGTATTTTTTCAATCTTTAAATTGTTTCTGGCTTCAATTTTTTCAGGAGGATTCTGAGAGGTGACAATAACAGGCGCCGGAATAAATTCAGGATACTTAATAATGTAGCTCATGACCAGAATCAGGAGAAGAATAATAAAAATGAGGGTGTTTCCCCAGCGGATCATCCAATGGGGTGGCTGGGTAAGAATGTCCTGAACACTTTCAGAACGAAGTTCTATATTGTCTAATATATCTTTTGACATTATTATAAAAGTTAAACCTCCCTTCGAAGGCTTAACTTGTTTAATGGTTATAATTTACTTCTTAAGGTATTTTTTTGCTCTGATCTGAATAGCTGCCACAGTGTACTTCTTCCATCTGTTGGCGGTATCTCAAAACCACTTTTATGAAGTCGAAATGGTAAATAGATTTCCTTCTTTTACATTTTTTGAGCAGTCCATATCTGTCAGTTTTAGAATTCTGACTCACACATTTCTGACGTATAGTCATTCATGTGGATACATGTTCCATATTTAGGACAAAATCTCAATTGGTTGCATGAGCAGTCAAATGGCTGTCCTGGCATTGGAGGATCCATTGGCAAATATTCCTGGCAGGCTCCAGATCCAATTCCTGAGCCTCGTCCGTTACCTTTTACTGATTTTAATGTTTCTCTTGTTAGTTTTTTTAAATTTTTCATAGTAATAAAAATTTCAATTTGTTACCTACTCTTTAAGCTTTTCGGTTTCCGCTATATTGTGATTCTATCTAGTTTCCAAGTTCTAACTGATTTTTTACGAGTCTGTAATATTCACCTTTTAGCGCTACCAATTCCGCATGATTTCCTTCTTCCACCACATTTCCTTTATCCAGTACGATGATCTTGTCTGCATGTTTTACCGTTGAAAGGCGGTGCGCAATAACCACGGCCGTTTTACCTTTGAAAAACTGTTCCAGATTTTCCATAATGATCTTTTCGTTGTTGGCATCCAGAGCAGAAGTTGCTTCATCGAAGAAAATATATTCCGGAGATTTATACACGGCTCTTGCAATAAAAAGTCTCTGCTTCTGGCCGCCACTTACACCAACTCCTTCATTTCCGATCTTCGTGTTATAGCTTAACGGTAAACTTTCCACAAAATCTTTAATATTGGCTATTTCAACCGCCTTTCTAAGCTTTGTTTTGTCGATGTAATCTTCTCCAATGGCGATATTGTTGGCAATGGTATCATTGAAAACATAACCTTCCTGCATCACCACACCACAATGGTCTCTCCAGAATCTTGGGGAAACACTGCTCAGTTTGGTATGCCCGATTTTAATATCACCTTCGTTAGGCTCATAAAACTTCATCAAAAGCTTTAGAAGCGTTGTTTTTCCACTTCCGCTGGCTCCTACGATGGCTGTTGTTTTTTGATAAGGAATATTTAAACTTAAATTTTCAAATACCGGTACATCAGAACCTATATAACGGAATGACATATTGCTGATCTCAATATCTTTTTCAGGAACTTCGTGTGCATATTGCTCATCTTTATTTTCCTCATCCTCTTTATCATGAATTTCGCCCAGTCTTTCAAGTGAAATTTTAGCATCCTGAGTCTGTTTAATGAAATCGATCAGCTGTAGCAAAGGGGCATTAAGCTGCCCGATAATATACTGTACAGATAACATCATCCCCAGTGTTAAATTTCCGCTTAGTACCAGTTTAGCAGAAAGAAAACTCACCAGGATATCTTTCA
The sequence above is a segment of the Chryseobacterium sp. MYb264 genome. Coding sequences within it:
- a CDS encoding bacteriocin-like protein, encoding MKNLKKLTRETLKSVKGNGRGSGIGSGACQEYLPMDPPMPGQPFDCSCNQLRFCPKYGTCIHMNDYTSEMCESEF
- a CDS encoding HlyD family secretion protein encodes the protein MSKDILDNIELRSESVQDILTQPPHWMIRWGNTLIFIILLLILVMSYIIKYPEFIPAPVIVTSQNPPEKIEARNNLKIEKILIKDHQNVKKDQVLMVLQSTANYKDVLELKKYVDAMTPNNLSSFPVHEISHYKLGELQGDYNNFAKAFQDEQLFTRLQPYAPENLAANQSISEYRGRIITLKQQKNLEQAKYDLTRKNYQRSQELFNQGIIAAVEMENEKIKYLQAQQNLENINISLSQMEEAISNFNKTKSGAAINTEKDKITYSSQTLQLFEQLRKSLNQWEQNYLIISSTDGMASFQQFFGENQFIKMGDAIVSILPKNKDKLVGRMSVPAANSGKIRQGEKVLIKLDNYRFQEYGIVEGKVQNISLSPDKDGNYYVDITLPKGLRTSYNKNLIFDKELRGSAEIVTEDLRLIERFFYQIRKLLGYQS